The Solenopsis invicta isolate M01_SB chromosome 12, UNIL_Sinv_3.0, whole genome shotgun sequence genome window below encodes:
- the LOC105193981 gene encoding 3-oxoacyl-[acyl-carrier-protein] synthase, mitochondrial isoform X2: MCPATAYALIASEEALTDARWKPTDEADKRDTGVSVGIGMIDLVDVCMTYEALKKGYSKVSPFFVPRILPNMAAGQISIKYGFRGPNHAVSTACATGAHSIGDAFRFIRGGETSVMVCGGAEACISPLAIAAFCRLRALSTSKNDMPREASRPFDRDRDGFVMGEGAAILVLEELNHALARNVPIYAEVLGYGLSGDASHITAPSEDGAGALLAMDRTLKDAGIETSEVTHVNAHATSTPLGDTIEVKAIESLMGEHSKNVTVTSTKAAHGHLLGAAGNLEAVFTILAIKEGVIPPTLNLHNLDMETRLKFAPHTKVKWNATSRRTALKNAFGFGGTNACLCFTEYVSD; this comes from the exons ATGTGTCCTGCCACAGCGTATGCGCTGATAGCCTCAGAGGAGGCACTCACGGACGCGAGATGGAAACCGACTGATGAGGCTGATAAGCGCGACACCGGCGTTTCAGTGGGAATCGGCATGATAGACTTAGTGGATGTGTGCATGACATATGAAGCTCTGAAAAAGGGATATAGCAAAGTCAGTCCATTTTTTGTGCCAAGAATATTACCAAATATGGCAGCTGGtcaaatcagcatcaagtatgGCTTTCGTGGGCCCAATCATGCAGTGTCGACCGCGTGCGCGACGGGCGCACATTCTATCG GCGATGCATTCCGCTTCATTCGCGGTGGCGAGACGAGTGTGATGGTATGTGGCGGAGCGGAGGCATGTATCAGTCCATTAGCCATAGCCGCGTTCTGTCGGTTACGTGCGCTGAGCACATCGAAGAACGACATGCCACGGGAAGCGTCGCGGCCTTTCGACCGTGATCGCGATGGTTTTGTGATGGGCGAAGGCGCCGCAATACTAGTCTTGGAGGAGTTGAACCACGCCCTTGCACGGAACGTGCCCATTTACGCGGAGGTACTGGGCTACGGTCTATCTGGCGACGCGTCGCACATAACGGCACCTAGCGAGGACGGTGCCGGTGCGTTGCTGGCGATGGACCGGACATTGAAGGATGCCGGTATCGAGACCTCGGAAGTGACGCATGTGAACGCGCACGCCACGTCCACGCCACTGGGCGATACGATCGAGGTGAAGGCGATCGAGTCGTTGATGGGCGAACACAGCAAGAACGTGACGGTAACAAGCACAAAGGCGGCGCACGGTCATCTGCTGGGTGCCGCTGGTAACCTAGAGGCCGTCTTTACGATCCTGGCGATCAAGGAGGGTGTCATACCACCTACGTTGAACCTGCACAACTTGGATATGGAAACACGTTTGAAATTTGCACCGCATACAAAAGTGAAGTGGAACGCGACATCGCGTCGAACAGCCCTGAAAAACGCATTTGGATTCGGTGGAACAAACGCGTGCTTGTGTTTCACCGAATACGTCTCTGATTAA
- the LOC105193981 gene encoding 3-oxoacyl-[acyl-carrier-protein] synthase, mitochondrial isoform X1, protein MSIPFLHVSRSLTTAARSKRRVVVTGIGTVCPLGVGTRNAWKALIDSKCGITRLSEPDYDKLPCKVAALVPKGNSAYELNIDSYFTKSELRTMCPATAYALIASEEALTDARWKPTDEADKRDTGVSVGIGMIDLVDVCMTYEALKKGYSKVSPFFVPRILPNMAAGQISIKYGFRGPNHAVSTACATGAHSIGDAFRFIRGGETSVMVCGGAEACISPLAIAAFCRLRALSTSKNDMPREASRPFDRDRDGFVMGEGAAILVLEELNHALARNVPIYAEVLGYGLSGDASHITAPSEDGAGALLAMDRTLKDAGIETSEVTHVNAHATSTPLGDTIEVKAIESLMGEHSKNVTVTSTKAAHGHLLGAAGNLEAVFTILAIKEGVIPPTLNLHNLDMETRLKFAPHTKVKWNATSRRTALKNAFGFGGTNACLCFTEYVSD, encoded by the exons ATGTCCATTCCATTTCTGCACGTTAGCCGGTCGTTGACGACTGCCGCGAGGTCCAAGCGGCGTGTCGTCGTAACCGGGATAGGGACCGTTTGCCCCTTGGGAGTCGGAACGCGAAACGCTTGGAAGGCTCTCATCGATTCCAAGTGCGGAATCACGCGACTTTCTGAACCGGACTACGATAAACTACCGTGTAAAGTAG CTGCATTGGTGCCGAAAGGAAATTCTGCTTACGAGCTCAACATTGATTCCTACTTTACGAAGAGTGAGCTACGCACAATGTGTCCTGCCACAGCGTATGCGCTGATAGCCTCAGAGGAGGCACTCACGGACGCGAGATGGAAACCGACTGATGAGGCTGATAAGCGCGACACCGGCGTTTCAGTGGGAATCGGCATGATAGACTTAGTGGATGTGTGCATGACATATGAAGCTCTGAAAAAGGGATATAGCAAAGTCAGTCCATTTTTTGTGCCAAGAATATTACCAAATATGGCAGCTGGtcaaatcagcatcaagtatgGCTTTCGTGGGCCCAATCATGCAGTGTCGACCGCGTGCGCGACGGGCGCACATTCTATCG GCGATGCATTCCGCTTCATTCGCGGTGGCGAGACGAGTGTGATGGTATGTGGCGGAGCGGAGGCATGTATCAGTCCATTAGCCATAGCCGCGTTCTGTCGGTTACGTGCGCTGAGCACATCGAAGAACGACATGCCACGGGAAGCGTCGCGGCCTTTCGACCGTGATCGCGATGGTTTTGTGATGGGCGAAGGCGCCGCAATACTAGTCTTGGAGGAGTTGAACCACGCCCTTGCACGGAACGTGCCCATTTACGCGGAGGTACTGGGCTACGGTCTATCTGGCGACGCGTCGCACATAACGGCACCTAGCGAGGACGGTGCCGGTGCGTTGCTGGCGATGGACCGGACATTGAAGGATGCCGGTATCGAGACCTCGGAAGTGACGCATGTGAACGCGCACGCCACGTCCACGCCACTGGGCGATACGATCGAGGTGAAGGCGATCGAGTCGTTGATGGGCGAACACAGCAAGAACGTGACGGTAACAAGCACAAAGGCGGCGCACGGTCATCTGCTGGGTGCCGCTGGTAACCTAGAGGCCGTCTTTACGATCCTGGCGATCAAGGAGGGTGTCATACCACCTACGTTGAACCTGCACAACTTGGATATGGAAACACGTTTGAAATTTGCACCGCATACAAAAGTGAAGTGGAACGCGACATCGCGTCGAACAGCCCTGAAAAACGCATTTGGATTCGGTGGAACAAACGCGTGCTTGTGTTTCACCGAATACGTCTCTGATTAA